The Gossypium hirsutum isolate 1008001.06 chromosome D07, Gossypium_hirsutum_v2.1, whole genome shotgun sequence genome includes the window ATACATTGACACTTTTACCATTTTCATATCAAATACACATTAGCATGGTGATTTGACGCTACCTTGAATTTAACATTGATGAGTGTTTAGGTACTCTTCCTAACAATGAAAAAACATACCcacatatttataataataaataatatcatattctacaatataaaaataatggaaaacttttaagtttatatattcaatttatcataatattaaagaattttaatatcatttaaataaatatttttactttaatagtAAAAACAcaatactttttaaataaaatgttaaaagatttcaataaaaaaatttaacctcaATGTAAACTTGTTATACCCCTAATTCAGTAATGATACATGCTAGAATGAAGAATGGTCTGGAAAGAACCTTAGCAAGGACCCTCCACTTAGTGCGACTCATAAGTGTCCCTTTATCTCAAAGCCTTTATGGTGACCCTCCGTCTGAAGTCATTTGTGACCAACCATCTGTGAATCTCACTTAGGCCAGATGAAAGGCCACTTACTACAAGCAACAGTACTGTGCATGGCAAAAACTAACATACAATAGACCTGCCACCTAATTGACTGCACAGGCAGGTCTACGACTTGTATTGTCGATGACATGACACTACTTGACAAATGACCACCCTCTTATATACCCTGAAGCACGAGAAGTAAAGGGATTCACTTTCTCTCCTCCAAGGAAACCTTATCTCCCTAGCCTTTTCCTTCCTTCTTCCTCTCTTCTCTTTCTCCTTTAGCTTCCTATTCCGACTCTTCGTGTATCATCTGACCTTCCAATTACCACTATCTTCTCCTCCTAGTCTCCTCGTTATTAATTTCTTGTATCAACAAAACTAAATCGTAATCTACCCTAGAGGTGCTCATAGGCCGGACCAAgcccaacaaaaaatttaggCCGGTTTGTTAGGCTCGAGTTTGGCccgaaaatgggcctaaaattttgtccaaatctgactcggataaaaatgctaaaacccgagTATGACTTGGCCtacctttattaattttttatattatttttaaatatatataatacatcaaaaatactataaacattaaaataaatatttcccaacacattgagaataaattttaaaaaatatgtatacttaaataacactaaaataaatgtaacttaacaagcaaatgtctttaaaataataacaaaattaacaatgaAATAGGTGCTATACAAtgtccaaacaataacaacaaaatagtagtaacataatagtaaaatagtagcaaaatagtgagaaaataacaataaaataacattaaagcaacaaaaaaataacaaatcgTTTTTATTCTTTTATGTATTTAGACAAAAATATTTTACTCGAAGCTTAACCCATTTTTCAAAGAACCTTATTTTTTTTATGCTTCGGGGCAATTCTACTCTACCCAGCACATACGTACCAAAATAAACCATAAAATCTTAAAAGATTTTCGCACTATAATTGGTGACAACTTTGAGATGTCATCATACTCCACTCACTTAAATAACCATGTGCAGCCTTTGCTATTAATAACTTTTCTTTTATCTCTGTTTCAACTTGTTCTCGCCTAATTCCATTCAGATTGTGCATGTGATCTACCCCTACTAAAACAAGCCCATCAACGTGGCATCAAACTATTTGGATTCATAACTATAAGCCCGACTTAAGATTCCAGTTTCACCCAATCTTTCTACCTTTATATATTCCTCCAAAATTCTCCAAACATGAACCATAATAATTGTCGTCTCCACTTTCTTTGTCATAAAATCAAAAGAGAAAATGGGGTCTCTGTTTTGTCCATCACTGATTGTATTCTTTTCCCTTTGGCTTACTTTGATCTCACCTTCACATTCAATCGACTGTTCGTCCCTGAAACTTCCCGGCGGCATAAGACACTACTCCAACTGCACAGAGCTTCCCACCCTAAACTCCACCCTCCATTTCACCTACAACGCCACAAACTCCTCCCTTTTCATTGCCTTCTCAGCTGCTCCCTCCAACGCCGACGGTTGGATAGCTTGGGCCGTCAACCCCACGGCCACAGGGATGGCAGGTTCCCAAGCCCTCCTTGCCTTCAAGAACAAAGGCTCCATGGTTGTTAAAACCTATAACATAAGCTCCTACAGATCTATTGTAGAAGGGAAGCTATCCTTCGACGTGTGGGACCTGGAAGCCGAGGCTACTAACGACGGAAAGATGGTTATATATGGTTCATTGAAAGTTGGAGGCAGCGTGGAGAAGCTGAACCAGGTTTGGCAAGTGGGACCAGGGGTGAGTGACGGTCACCCCATGAAGCATGAGTTTGGTAAAGCTAATCTGGGTTCTTGGGGAGACTTGAAGTTGGTGGAGAAAGTAAGTTCAGGTTCCTCATCCCCTGCGCCGTCACCGGTACCTCATAATGACTCGGGAGATGGGTCCAGGGCTAGAGAAATATATGCTGGATTCTGGATCTTGGCTTTGGTTTCCTGGCTGGTTTCCGTACTGTGATTTTGAAGTGTAATAAAAACcagcatattttattattaaaacatattttattgaAAAGAGAATCCAGGTTGACCTGTTGGAATCGCCTTTGCATTATTTACCTTGTTTCGTCGAAGACCAAGAGTGATATCactccatttctttctttctttctttgctaAAACAGTCAaattacaaactttacaaaatattACATCGGTATGTACTAAATTAAGAACAATAGCTAAACCATAATTCTCTTGCAAAATTACAAAGCTCTGAATAAATGATCCACGGCACATTTGAGTGACtcatttatttcttttccttGCTGCATGTGCGAGTGGTAAGCAATCCTGACATAGTTTCCATAAGAAGATGATGAGTTGCAGGGGAAAGATTTCAAAACTCAGTTTCATTGGAAAAATATACAAAAGCAGTTGTCACAGTCTCAAATCTAAGATTGGAAAATAGACAAAAGCGATTGCCACTGGAATCTTTTAAGTTTTGCAGATTACTCAGGATTGATCGTATGgtgaaatagtaaaatttatcCAAAGAAATATATAGAAAGGTTGCACACGGTGTATCATTACTTTCCTTCTTTTGTcataatttttctttgtttcatgtGAGGCTGAGTTGTTGGAAGAAAATCTTCGGAttcttttagttctttttatttagttatattatttacagAAGAGGAGAATGTTTGCAATTGCATCATAAAATTAAGAGATTTGGGTTCATGCCAATGACATTCTTGCTCTCAACTCAAGAATTCCATTTTTTTGGTAAAGTTATAAATAAATGCTATAATAATGTCCATATCTTTTGAATGTTTCTGTTTGACCTCTGACTTCAGGATTTATTATACCCTCCATGTGTTTATTCAAAAGTTTTGATACACGCCAGGTGTTGTAAGTATGTCTTTTAGCTTGCTCTTTTGTACAAAAAACACAGTGTTGGCTCTTCTAGAAATCTCGTTAGCTTTGAGTACTAGCACTCAACAAagtactattttatttatatctagcaACCAACCATACAGTAGTCTTACTGATTCACAATCCCCACTCAAGAATCATGTTTGTGACAAAATAACAATGTAGAAAGCTAAGTTTCAGTTTATTAACAGATGTATTTACAAGCGTGGCAGTCATTAATAGCTTATGAACAAACAGCGACACAATTATCTGTCATTCAGTGCTTGCAAGGATGGTTGACCACCCAGCGCTGACTGCAGACATTACAAGCAGCTTCAGgtatgcatcagataataatcaACTAGCTCCAAATTGTCAATCTGTGCCTGCAAAGTCTGATAATATAGAAATCAGTTCAGTCAAGTAGCGTAAACTGTAGTGATATGAAGCTTTTTACAAGTATTATGGGTGTGGGTCTCGAATAGTACATGTAAAAGTGCAGGTTTCAGGTGGTACATAGacccaaaatgaaagaaaaaagggTGTTGCTAATCATCAGTCTCGAATGCAAACTGCACATGATACTATTGAGTAAATAGATAATTTAATcgttaaaatatgtcatagggCTTGTATTCTtcacaaatttggaatttaatctttttatttttattttaatctctctatttttaagaaattcaagtccaattgttaactgttatttttttttgttaaatttgttggtgtgacattttgaaataaaaaaaaaaatactcacttggtagcaatgtaactaaaaaaatgacattgtaataaatctgaatttaacaaaataattttaacaaatttaatagttggacctaaattttgaaatctgaaaagtggAGGGACTAAGTTTCTAAAAgtaaaagtacagggactaaatttcaaatttatgaagaGTACATGGACTTATGGCACATTTTAACCTAATTTACTAGAAAGCTAAGAAATGATGGTTACCTCTATTTAACTGCTGGAGCTACCAAGATCAAAGTCCATGGTGTAGTCATACTCAATTGTTGGAATTACAGAGGCTACAAATTTCAAGAACAAGAAAAGATACCTGCAATGGTCGAGTTGGAAAAAGGAACTCATGAGCAAAGTTTACAAGAGAAATGCCAGTAACATTAATAGCACAAAGAACCTAAAAGTACATGTATACTGTAATTGTAAGAGTAAGAAAACAATATGATCAGAGTTGTCGTAAATTTGTAATCACACTTGCACACATGTTTTATCAAAAGCTAAAAGGGTCAATTCACAGCAATTTAGCAGTAAAATGAGGGACCAAAGTTTTACTTATCAACTTCTGGTTCAACACCATGAGACATCAGCACATCAATGATCTTTTTCATCACAGCACCATGTCTGCATGGGTGTACAGACGCGTGTTTCCCAGGTAAGTGAGGATGGTCCTCGATAGTAACCTGTATCCAGGAATCAGCATGGGGTAAGACATTTTTCAAATTCTTAGGAGCATGAAGACAAAAATATGAGACAAGTAAACTGAATTCATACCCTAACTAAAACGAATGAAGTaaatataaaatcttaaattGGCAAGTACAACATACAGTTTTGTGTGCATGGTCCTGACTAACATCCTCCAGCACAAGCTCTGGTTGCAAAAGCATCCTCGACTATGCCCAAATTAAGATGAGGGGATTGATTTGAGCCATATTGATTAGTTCAATTTTTGCTTTTAAATAAACAGAATGCAGTAAATGCAGGGGtttcatgttattattatatatggCAAGGGAGAATTTGGGGGGAGGATGGCCCCATTCTCCAACACCTACCTCATCATACCCAGTAAGCCAGACCCTTGGAGTTTGATAGTATTTATCATACCTGCAAAGAAGATAAAGTTTAGCAAGTTTAAACTCTCACTAGATGTTTGGTTTGACATCAAGTTAATGAGTTATCAAGAGAAATGTTTAAGATTGAGAAGCGCATATTCTGACAAAAAATTCTAAGCAAGTTTGCTAGCACCAGGATTATCTTACGTTATGCTGACATCATAGGTTCGGGTCCGTAAAATATTGTCATCATCAGGCTCTTGAGCAACAAGATAATCTGATGGTAGAGTTGCCTGCATTGATCATAGGCGAATCAAATCAGTACTTAAATAACCTTCGAGGTTATCCATCAGGTATGCAGTGTCAAGGTAGTACAAGAAATTAGTTTATATGCTTTCAACTTTTATAGAAGGCTAATCTACACCAATTGGTtacagaaagaaaagaaaaataaagcaatGAAAATCAATTTGCCTATCAGATAAGTTTCTCAGGATTTACTGCATCAGTCTCAATAGCATTGTCAGCTTCTTCATAGTCAGCCATGTCGGGTATATCTTCTTCATTTTCACCACTTCCAAAATATGAAGGTATTGACCTTACAGTCTCATTCTGCCTTATTTCTAAAGTCTCCATTGAAGGCAAGATTTCCTCCACATCATTTCTATCTGTCAGGAAGAGAAGTTGCATAAGAAGTCCAAATTTTCATCTTAGTTTCAAACAACTAAACAAGTGCAATCTCAAGGAAGAAGATAACCTTTAGGTCTCCCATGAGTCGCCAACCAACCATCATTGTCTTCATTATCAAGAAGAACCTCTCCTCCAGCAGCTTCATACTCTTGTTCCACCGATGCAGCCCTCTTCAGGCAAGGAACTAACCAGAAAATCACCAAATAAGATTGCTAGTAATGATCATGATactaaattcaagaaaaaaacatttgacagaaagagaaaagaaattcaaGTAAAATGGTGGTCAATTTCACCATTCCTAGTAATCAAGTATTGCTTTTCGGGCGGTAAATAGGACTTCCTCTTGCTAGGCTCTCCTGATTCCCTAAAATTCACACCAGTCCACTGAATTAAACTATCGTACACTGAGTTACGcagtcaaatttaaattttagcatAAAATAATCCATTAACATGGATATACAATATGAAAATCAGAATTGATTGGT containing:
- the LOC107956133 gene encoding auxin-induced in root cultures protein 12, translating into MGSLFCPSLIVFFSLWLTLISPSHSIDCSSLKLPGGIRHYSNCTELPTLNSTLHFTYNATNSSLFIAFSAAPSNADGWIAWAVNPTATGMAGSQALLAFKNKGSMVVKTYNISSYRSIVEGKLSFDVWDLEAEATNDGKMVIYGSLKVGGSVEKLNQVWQVGPGVSDGHPMKHEFGKANLGSWGDLKLVEKVSSGSSSPAPSPVPHNDSGDGSRAREIYAGFWILALVSWLVSVL
- the LOC107954597 gene encoding autophagy-related protein 3; this encodes MVLSQKIHEAFKGTVERITGPRTVSAFKEKGVLSVSEFILAGDNLVSKCPTWSWESGEPSKRKSYLPPEKQYLITRNVPCLKRAASVEQEYEAAGGEVLLDNEDNDGWLATHGRPKDRNDVEEILPSMETLEIRQNETVRSIPSYFGSGENEEDIPDMADYEEADNAIETDAATLPSDYLVAQEPDDDNILRTRTYDVSITYDKYYQTPRVWLTGYDESRMLLQPELVLEDVSQDHAHKTVTIEDHPHLPGKHASVHPCRHGAVMKKIIDVLMSHGVEPEVDKYLFLFLKFVASVIPTIEYDYTMDFDLGSSSS